The Geobacter sp. genomic interval TGCTGCTGGAGGGGGTGCATTTTGACCTGACGTTCACCAGCCCGGAAGCGTTGGGGCGCAAGTCCCTGGCGGTCAATCTCTCCGATATGGCGGCCATGGGTGGGCGGTCGCGCCACTTTCTCCTGTCGCTGGCAATCCCGCCGTCGGTGTCGCTGGAGTTTCTCGACCCGTTCATCGGCGGTCTTCTGGACATGGCTTCATGTCATGCTGTTTCCCTTGTCGGCGGCGATACGTGCGCTTCCCGGAGCGGGCTGGTCATCAGCATAACCCTTGTGGGAGAACAGCTTCCGGAGCGGGTGGTCTACCGTCAGGGAGCCCGGCCCGGCGATCTGGTATGCGTGACCGGATTTCTTGGCGACTCTGCCCTGGGTCTTGCCGAGCTGAGAGCCGGCTTACGGGAAACCCCTGCCGTCAGTCGCCACCTGGAACCCTCTCCCCGCTGCAATGAGGGACTTATGCTTGCCGAAGCAGGGCTCCCCACGGCCATGATCGACGTGAGCGACGGGCTTCTTGCCGATCTCGGCCATATCCTGGAGTGTTCGGGAGTGGGAGCAAAGGTCTTTCTTGACCGTCTTCCGCTCTCCGAATATTTTTCGGCCGAGGCGGGCAGACTGGTGTCTGAGCCGATACAATTGGCCCTGGCCGGCGGAGAGGATTACGAACTCCTTTTTTCGCTGCCGCGGCAGTACCTGCCGCAGGCACGGCAATTGTTGTCTGCAAGAGGAATCGGCTGTGCCGTGATCGGAGAGGTGACCGAAGAGGCCGGGCTACAAGTCACGGCTCCGGATGGCTCTTCTTACCAGCCCACGGGTCTGGGATTCAGCCACTTCTGAAAGTCCCTGCCGGCGCACTCTCAAGCTGGGGGTGCTCTCGTCCTTCCTGCAGACCATAACCGCAATGCCGAATGTTCCCCGGGGCAGACTTGAGTCGGAATATCGCCGTTTTTTCAGCCAAGGGTGAGTGATGTCCAGCGAGGGAAGCGGACGAGTCATGGATGCTGTCATACCGGATATCCCCGCTGAGGATCTGGAGCTTATCCGGCAGCTCCTTGCAGAGCGAACAGGCTTCCTGCTGGACGGTTACAAGGACAAATGTATCAAACGGCGGATCAACATCCGCATCCGCGCGACCCATAGTGACAGTGCCACAGCGTATTACCGCCTGCTTGCGCGGGATGGGCGTGAACTGGCACTCCTCCATAAGGTTCTTACCATCCATGTGAGTCATTTTTTTCGCAACCCCTCCATGTTTCGCAAGCTGCAGGAGGAGATTCTCCCTGTTCTCTTCGCCCAGGCGGCTGAAACGGGTAAGGCGGGTTTTACCGTCTGGAGTGTGGGGTGCTCAAGCGGTGAAGAACCGTATTCCGTGGCCCTGCTGTTGAAAGAACATTTTGGCGTCCACTCTGAGCACAATCTGGTCAGGATCATTGCTTCGGACATCAATCAGGAGATCCTTGATACTGCCCGCAAGGGAGTGTACGGAACTGAGAGGCTTGTCGAAGTGGATCAGGGACTCCTGAATCGTTATTTCAAGCCGATAAATGGTAAATATGAATTGTCTCCCGAAATTCGGGGGATGGTAACCTTTTCCCGTGGCGACCTGTTCAACAGCGGGGACTTCCCCGCATGCGACCTTATTTTCTGCAGAAATGTCTTGATCTATTTCGAACGCAGCCGGCAGGAGCGGATACTTGAGGGATTTGCCGCATCGCTTGCCGGCGGAGGATTCCTGGTTCTGGG includes:
- a CDS encoding protein-glutamate O-methyltransferase CheR, which codes for MDAVIPDIPAEDLELIRQLLAERTGFLLDGYKDKCIKRRINIRIRATHSDSATAYYRLLARDGRELALLHKVLTIHVSHFFRNPSMFRKLQEEILPVLFAQAAETGKAGFTVWSVGCSSGEEPYSVALLLKEHFGVHSEHNLVRIIASDINQEILDTARKGVYGTERLVEVDQGLLNRYFKPINGKYELSPEIRGMVTFSRGDLFNSGDFPACDLIFCRNVLIYFERSRQERILEGFAASLAGGGFLVLGKSETLVGDSRKKFQTVCPVERIYRALC
- the thiL gene encoding thiamine-phosphate kinase yields the protein MNLRSLGEFGLIDRIAGRVAAGTGIIRGIGDDAAAVKPSPGTVQLLTSDMLLEGVHFDLTFTSPEALGRKSLAVNLSDMAAMGGRSRHFLLSLAIPPSVSLEFLDPFIGGLLDMASCHAVSLVGGDTCASRSGLVISITLVGEQLPERVVYRQGARPGDLVCVTGFLGDSALGLAELRAGLRETPAVSRHLEPSPRCNEGLMLAEAGLPTAMIDVSDGLLADLGHILECSGVGAKVFLDRLPLSEYFSAEAGRLVSEPIQLALAGGEDYELLFSLPRQYLPQARQLLSARGIGCAVIGEVTEEAGLQVTAPDGSSYQPTGLGFSHF